The sequence TGGTGATTGATATGTTACTATTATTTTTGACGGCACACATCCCAGATCTTACCTGTTCTTCTGTGATAAGCCCAGGATGTGGGCGTGTGTTGTCATTGGAGTAGTGCAGTGGCAGACTCTGACACAGCTGCCCCAGCAGCATGGCCACTTCCTTCATGCTCCGCCAGCAACACACCAGCACCATCTGGGCTGTCACCCTGTAGCCTTCACCACCTGGAGCATgcccacacacacgtgcacaaacACGCCCAAACGAAAAAGGCAAGTTTCATCACTTTTCAGATCTACAGAAAGTTagggtaaaacaaaaaacggacAACCACTGCCCCCATCAGGACATCCCTAAcctaacaacaaaaacataaaactaGTAATTCACTcagcagtgattttttttccccactattatttttatgtctaTCTTAAATTCAGTTGTGGAAACCTGATGATTCATTCACATGTATCCATGAGAACGTTTAATTTGTGGCACCAATGCATTTGATGTGATGTCAGAAGAGTTGAGGGTTTTCTCATGATGTGTGTAATTTACCGGTGTCAGGTGGCACTGTGCGTGTTGTCTGAGTTTCTTCCTGATCCTCCACTTCGTCTTGTGTATCCAGCTCTCTGGCGCAGTTgaagaaatcattggtgtccCTTGGCTGAATTTCGTGCAGGATTCTCTGGAGTCCTGCTGACGTGTCTGTCACTGTACACAAGAAATGAATGCCTCATGAATAGTGCacactgtttaaaaaaatgggcaCATGCTTCAGCCAAGTGGTAATTAATGACAGCAAACAGACCTGTGCCAACATCCATTGGGATGAGCCCCTCAGGAGAGGAGCTCTGGACAATAGGAGAAACCACATCTGACAATCTGTAACATGTGGCGATGAGCTCCGACACCAGTCGCCTCCACTCCTCAGTGTGACACAAACAcctacacgcacgcacacaatgaGCACTAATGAGGTcaatacatgtttttttttttttttaaagagagaTCTAGATTGCAGTGATTGCTCTCACTCTGTGTCGATATTCCGAAGGACCGCGGTGATGCAATGTGCTCGGCCGTAGAGAGGATAGGAAGCAGCTGCCTGCAAAAGGCAACACTCGGCTTTGGACACCTCGGACTGCAGACAGCACAGCAAGAACTGAATCACTGTGGAGGGACAATATAATgcacatactttttttttttataatctatTATAATCTGAAGATGTCATTCTTCGGTTTTGGAACGTAATCATACCAGATAAAGTGTTAAATTCCTGAACATTAGGTTCCGGCGGCAATGAGGATGAGGGAGGCTGGAAGTCAAGTCCCTGCTCCTGCGCACAGCGGAGTAGTGCCTGGCGCAAATTGGGCTGGTGGAGGAGCAGGCTGAGCAGGTGGGCAGCTGTTACACTGTCAAAGGGCTTGGTGCTTGTGCTCAGGTCCAGTGCAGCCTGAAGTAGACCATGCATCACATCTTGTTCCTGATGAGACATCAGAACGTGTTTATTTAGATACTTCATTATGATCCAACTACAATGCCAAAATGGTGTactgaaaaacatttgaatgatccaatttaAAACTTCTCCGTATTATATGGCCTTGTATATAATCATTATAATCAAAGACCATACTTGAAACGGATAATGAGATAACCTAGACATGAAATTCAGTACTACAAAAAGCATTAGGCTCCATATTAACCTCTAGTCCCAGTgctgacagaggaagtttCCACAACAATGTTGTCGCTAGTAGTTTGACTTCCATGAAGTTGCTTGCTACACAGTAGAGGACATTCTGAGCATAAGTAGGCGTCACAACTTCACCAAGGGCAAACCCATCAGGCCCTAAGGACAGAAGATAATGACAAACGTTTCATCCTGTTTCCACACTAACAAAGCTTTCAacagcattttcattttgaaattttacCTATACCTGCACCAAAAGTGAAGAGTTCAGCCAGTAGACCAAGCAAGTTGAGGGACATGATGCATTTGGAGAAAGAAGCTCCAGGAAGCAAAACGTCAAACAACTTTGAACATAACTCGTGCAGGAACTCctaccacacacacatccacataTTATTTATTCTGACGATGAAGGGAGAACTATGCATTGAGTGCAGCAATCCTGTACCTTATAAAGACATATAATATGCTGGTCTTTAGCTCTTTGCTCCTGCTCTCTTTCTTGGCTCTGTCTCTTCAGCAACAGCTGCCTACTGTCCTTTACTCGGCAAAGCATCTGTGCAACAAAGGTCAATACAAGCTGAGCTAAATTAACAATACCAAGTCTACACGAACAACAGCAAAAAGTGGTATGCGCAGAGTTGACAATGAACGGACCTTTTTGAAAAGACTGACCACCTGCTGTCTGACATTTGGTGACTGGCTGTTGAGGTTGGGAAGTAAGAAGTGGCGAATGAGGTCCATTTCCTGTGAGGTGAGAACTTCAGTACTGCGGTGGCTTTCACACACCAAACCTAAAGCATCCATCCTCACCTGGAAGATATGCAGATGGTATTCGTATGTTGTTAAAAAACCCATTCATTGGGATATGACACGATACAAATGTACTCACTTGATCGTGTTTATGTATAAGCGCTTGCCGAAGCAGGCTGAAGGGCACCAGTTCCTCGCAAAGACCCTCCGCGGTGGTCTGCATCACACCTTGAGACCTGGCTGCCCGCAGACATGTCATCAGAGCCCCAAGTGCACCCCTGCTGCAAGTTGAAtctgttgaaaaaaattgaaatgactTAGCACAGAGCACTATGAGAACTGGTGTTGTAAAGCAAGTTATTTTCCATGCAAATGGTTGTGGGTGAACCCCATCGCTGTATCGAAAATGGATTTACGCTCTTTGTGCTTTTACCTTTGCAGCAgggcagtttgttttgtaacgCCCGCACCATGTGTGACAGACTGGACGGGCTGCAGCGCAGCAATTTGGGGAGGAAATAATCCAGGATGTAAGTAGTGTCATCCACTCTTGCGCTACACAGCACCTGTAGCAGAGGCGTGACCCACATCCGGTGCCAGCGATCCATCCAGTCTGTTGTAGTGCTCGTTTTCCCCACTGAAGCTTCAGCAGCAAGCTGTTCTTTATGGCTgataaaaagcttttccagAAGGTCACTGGCATAGGGAGCTAAAGGCTGGTCACTCATCAGACCAAGGAGACACGAAGGAAGCTCGGGCTGGAGCTCAAGCAGGTAGCCGGTGCCATAAAGATCCACAAGGCAGCTCAAAGCCCCGTATTTACCCCGCATGTGCCAATCGAGCTGGAAGAGTCTCTGCGTGAGCTCTAAAACATAGCTGTCCGGATTTGCCTCCGAAGAATTGATATTCTGATGAATGAGGATGAGGTTGTGAAATAGGGAGCATGTCTGGTGGCGGACTCCGTCTAAGGGATGCTCCCAGTGCGAGTAGATATGTTCCAGGAGGCGTCGGTGTAAATCAGAGCCGCCATTGAGGGACTGCTGGAGGCTGAGGGCACAGAGCTGTTGAGCCTTTCCCTGCAGGCAGTCCAGGGCAGCGCTGCTCCACAGCATAAGGACTCGAACTACCAGCAAAACGCTACTAGACTCTTTTACACTGTAGAAAGATTAatacacaaaaagaaacagaagCATTTGTAGCCACAACAAATCTATGCACAGATCAGGAAAATAGTCATATAAATGCCTTGCTGTAAAATATCCAAAGATAATGTTTTAAACTATGtctttaagatttttttgtaaaaaaaaacatatatgtatatatatatatatatatatatataaatattacaGTGGCatgatgagttttttttttcaaaagtaacTACCTGACATCAAGATCCAAGAGTATGTTTGGGACCAGCAGGAGCAGTTTTTCCCAGTGTGGGCCAGCGGGGGAGCCTTTCCAACTCAGCATGGCCAACGCCCCGTGACACAGATATATAGAGACGCCTGGCTGACGAGCACTTGTACACAACCTCTCACATTTCTGCTTAATCCACACGGGCGCAGAGTCCAAACCATCTACTGAGCTACGGAGCAAACTGCACACCTGTAATGGGACAGAATAAAAGTATTGTGTTGATTAACTGAACCACATTTGAATCCAAAACAATTTATGTGAAATACAGCACATTCAATTAGTTCATTTCTTTGCATACactgaaagaacaaaaaatgcatttaacaaTTTAACGCTTACCACTGATGCAACATCATCTCCACAACCCATCACAGATCTGATTAATAAAACTACAGCCATGCCAGATGTACTCTGAACTGCTTGCACAAAATCCTCTGCAATCAATGTAAAGTGAAgagacaaaaatgtgcaatgtcAGTCACATTTATTGTTTGCATGATTTAATACAAGATTAGTATTGACTTAAATATCAGTATCACATTTAAGAATGATTGTACCCCCACCCTGGTAATATGCACAGCATATATGTacagcaaaataataattaaaaaaaactataaattAATTTCCCAGACAGACAGTGATAAAGACAAACTTTATAGCTTACCATCAGTGATGATACTTATGTAGCAATCAAGCAGGCTACTCAATGTGTCTTTCAGTGTCTGGTGGATTGTTGTGGCATAACTAACGGACTCTTGGCATCTCTGTATAACCAGCATTGACGTTTTCACTGCTGCCAGACAGGAATGCATTAACTGGGCTTGAGCTATGTGACGACCAGCGACACCACTTTAGAAACAGCAGAGGGCGACATACACCGTTTATGAGCGATGTATTGAAATTACAATCATAAATGCAGACTACATATGCATACCTGTTTTGAGTAAAATACTCGCGTAATCCCTTGTGAAGAAACTGCAAAACTAGTTAGAAAATAAGAGTCAATGGatcgttctcaaaataatgtCAACTACAAAAACATACCTTCTGGAAGAAGTTCATTGATGCATCTCTCAcctgaaaatgattttattgcAGAGTGTAGTTATCGATCAGAAGGAAATACTGTATATGACTAGAATCAATAGAAATTCCAAAAGCTTGTGCACTTACCCAGAGGGAagccatccatgcatccagcGATGGTATTCACAACATGCGAGTATTGGTCCGGAGTTGGATTCGACAAAGAGTCTGACAGGCACTTGGACAGACAAGCTGTCGTTCGTTCCTGAAGCCAGGTTGGTACTGTACACAGGGCGCTAAGCAAAGGTGCAGACAAACCAAAATGTTGCATAAAGGTTCAAATATATctctatatacatatatgagGGAAAATGCAAAAACTCATTCATTAGTGTGCACCTGGAAATGGCACGTCGCAAAGGGTTCTTGGCCTGCAGGGAAATGTAGCCCAAGACCAATGTCTGCAGACAAGCTTCTAAAATGTCTCCATCAATTGTCTCCTCACCGAGTGCCCCAAGCAGCAATCCAGCCTGGTACAGAAAGAACACAAATACGACATGACTCCATATCATTCTATTGCAGTGATTTGATAAAGACACTCTTATTAGTGTATTACTGATCACCTTTTTGACCAGCTGGATCTGCTGCACTGGCTCTTTCAGCTCTAAGCAAGTATGCAAAGTATTTGCCACCTGCCTGATGCCGTCATGCCCTCCATCCACAGATAAAGATGCTAGAGGCAAAGGGACACTGTTTAGTATTCATGAAGTGGTGATATGCAAAGAACCTATGGATTCAAATATTGCCCGCCATTAACAATCAACATGTGCAATGGTTAGAAGCACATTACCTAACAGCAAATGCAGTTTCTCGTCGTCCAAAACCAAAGCCTCGACTTTGGGTGTCTTCTTTTTTACCACCATAGCACAGCAGCATTCAACTCAGCAGCGTTTGAAACCTACAAGGCAGCAAAAGTACAGTGAGCCTAATTTAAAGGAAATAACAAACGAAAAGCTCCATTAACATACACGTTTCCTAcctacaacaaaaacatgactttCCACACTACTTTTTAGACTTGTCTCAGTAGTGGCTTCAGCTAGCAAGTTTTTCCCGTCATAACGTTAACTATCCGACTAATATATCAGCAGGGTagagatcaaataaaaataaccattCTTTTTGACAGAAAGTGAAGGCTTAGATCCTGTCAAGACAAAACATACTTTACAATAAAACGAAATTGGCATTCACCGGATTGCTGCATGTGGTACTGGTTACTAGGTTCAAGCTTCCGACCTGCGTCACTTTCCATAACGTGACATTTTCCGGTAGCTTGCGTTCCAGAATTAAACTCATTTTCATTATAACGCTTAATAACAATGCGTAATGGATAAAAACGCGACATTTGAAGAAATGAACTCGCTTTCATtcaaatgcttttgttttctttcaccgCTAATTGTCACCCACGGTATGTTTATAAATGACAGCACACGCCCCGCTGCAATATGATTGGCTGCTGCAGCAAGCAACACAGAGGAAAcgatattattttttccaaatggaTCGTATTTGTAGAAAATGAAAGTAATCGCGTTAGTTAGATTAAGTTTAGGATTAGTGTCCAATCATATTGCAGCAAGGCTTGACCTGCCTCGCGCTGTTGGACTCGaagttaacaaagtacaatgTGCAGCAGTACTTTATACTTCCTGTTTGTCAAAATAAGATTTCTTTATTAAACTTAGTGATGAGGGCTAATATTCTTCTACTAGAGGGCTGTTAAAGACTTTGCTTGAGATGTTTTATTGATTCTCTGCGGTCAAACCTAACCCATTTGTAAAAACTGCAACATAGTGCGTTCGGTCATAAAATTGCGCTCAGCCTTCTGATTGGTGGAATCTCTACGTCAATCAAACTAATGCCGTTTTTTCTCCCACGCAGTGAAACGCCCACTAAATATGTGATTGGATCTGTTGACAAAAccaacttttttcccccctggaACTCTTTGGCAAGAGAAAGTCGCTGATGGTTTACTCATGAAAAACGTCAACGGGAATGTTAAACTATATAGTCGTCGGCATGGACATGGCATGAAATCACGCGTGTAGCGGTGTTCCATCACTTCTTTTCACGGTACGTGAGAAAAATCAGTATTATTATGAAAAACTACGTAAATCGCTATATCTCAACAAAACTagacttttatatcttttatttaaattattcacATCATGTTTTGATGGAAGCTGTTTTTGCGTCgcagtttgacttttttccatttgaataTAGACCTCAGCGTAGTGACGTCCGTTACTATCAATGAACTGATAGTACAGTACCAGCCGGTATTGAATAGTCTATGTGAGTCATTGTTTTCATTGAAAGGGTGCCAGTACGGAGTTATTGAAGGCTGTATTCCACCAATTGCCACCTAAATTCTgattaaataatcaaataattgtTTCCATAATCATTATTATGAAATTGAGTGCTTGATATGCTAAGttataatttattataaatattagGATCAAGATTGATTAAGATGTTAATGTTGACAATTCTTAATCAGcagaaaatttgaaaagagacaaGGAGAGGGTCATCAAGcagccaaaacacacaaaaatacctCGGAATATTTTAAAATCCCTCTTCTTTTGGtaagaagaaaacaagttatggatgcaggaaaaaaatacaacacgtGTACCGTACATGTTTATGTGTTTAAGATACCGTGTGGAATTGTATTCGTTTGCTTATAAATTTCAAGAACCAACTGTATTTCAAGAAAACAAGCCTTCATATGCATCCCAGTGTTTACCACAGGAGAAACTAGAAATCGTTAAAAATAACCCTGTGGAAGCCAGTTTATAGTCATCCTCAGCATGTTTGCCGTCTCTTTGCTTAGACGCCAGCTGGGTAATGAGAGGTTATTACATGGAGCAGAAAGCCATGTCGCATTTGTCTGCCATTAAAAATTATCATCCGTCAGTCTATTTTATCTGTTTTCCAACATCAGCATTGGAAAACTTTTAGTGTTTGGCCGAGCAAAGCCCACAATGGTCCAGCTGGGCTCAGCTTTGGAATATTTCAGGTGCTGGCTCGTGGCAAAACATCTGGGCGACAACACACCCTCTTTGTTTGCATTAACATTCCAAAGCTCTCCATTATACCAATGTTGAATTAAATATTGCGTTGTACATTCCGTTCAGTTTTTAATATGATATCAGGTGTGTGTTCCAGAGAACAGGTCAATATGGCGGAAGGTGAGGATACCATGAGTCAAGAGGACTGGAAGGACAAGTGTATGGTCCTCGAAGCGCTCCTCATGAAGTTCAGGGTTCAGATCATCAAAATCCGAGAACTTACTGCTGACAAGGTTGGTTGGAGCATATTTGTTTTCCTATAAGTATATTTAATAATCATTGACAGTTGTTAGTATAGTTTAAGATTTCTAGTAGTTATTTAGGGGTAGTAGCCTACTGTTTATAGTACAGTATATGTATACTCTATGGAGTTCCCACTCCTGCTTTAAGAGGAGTAAGAATGAATAGCCCCTTTCAACTCAATGAAAAAACAGGGTTAGTAtactaagattttttttttccgtctgcCCATTGAAGGCGGAAAaaggtaaattattatttcatatgACTATATGACAGTGCTACCTTTTTCCACTGCAGGTCTGCATAGACCTACGCTGTTTGTAATTGAATAGTCTACTCCCATTTGCTTGATTCAATGATCAGTTGTCTTATAATCCATATCCCTAGCAATAAATCCTACCATGAGTCAAAGATGCCGTCTCGGCAATGTTGATAGTACTATTTTGTGGttgtgtaaaagaaaaaaaaaactccagtAACAATAGTTGTGGCTGGAACAATGTAGTCTATCAAGTCAGAACAATTTTCCTTTAACGGTAGGGTGTAATCAGAATAACTACAGGCTGAACTCTGAAGGCATTCtcagaaacattttaaaattcttaCATAGTCAGTCCCGCTCATTGTCCATGTCAAGCTGTTGTTATCATGAGGTCATGGTTAGCGCCCAGCAGTCGCCTTTGTTTGGTCTTTGCTGCTGAACTGCTCGAActgtgttgttatttttaaagctGTGTGGTTGTGCACAAACACGTTTGCAATCCTGATTTGTATTTGTGGAGGTAGGTGGCCTTGTATAAAGATCATTTTGCTGTTATGAGTCGAAAACATTTCGATTTCTGAAACCAGTTCTCTTTTGGCAAACACTCGATGACTGTCTCTTGGCAAAGTAATGAATCCTAGAAAGCCTCTGCGAAATGATACGTTGAGAATGAGGGCATGAAAATAAAGTCGAAAGAGGAGAGTAGGGCCTGGTGTAAAGACTGAGCTCCCCAAGGGAGGAAATAGCTAGTTTAGTtaaccgtgtgtgtgtgtgtgtgtgtgtgtattcacGTATGTGTTGGAGAACGAGGTCATTTTGAGTTTGTTCCACATGTCTGTGTTTCTGTGTCAAATGTTGCTTCTTTTCACTCATTCAATCTATTACCCTAAATACAGGAAAAAGTCAACGCAAAGGGAAGcggcaacaaaataaataaataaataaataaataaataaataaatagtcacAGCACTCATATAAACAAAGAACCTTTCACACCCAGGCAAATCCTGAAaatctgaactgtgaggcagatgtgcttGCATCTTTTTTGGGGTTCCATTTATTAGAAACATTAGTTGACATTACTAAACACAATaagcatgtttttctttgacctCTGACAGTATAAGTGGAAAACTGCAATtgattgtgcaggtgtacctattGTTGTGACCAGTGATTGAGTTGAAGTGTGTAAAAATGTTTCCAGTTGACTTTTTATGGGGTTTTGTGAACTTCCAGCTGGCCTGagtttgactgactgactcttTGGTCCTCAGCCTGTAAGTAATGTATTTTAGGGGATATGTGTCATAACGGCAGAGAAAGAGGCTTTGTGAGCTGGCTATAGACggacgagggagggaggaatggCTAGAGTTCAGCAGAGGTTGGACACAGAGCGCCAGTTGTGGAATTCCAGGAATGAAGGTCCATTCGGATCTGAAAAGGGAATTGTCTGCAAAAGGTGACAGAATACTAAAAAGAAGTATCGGAGCTATGGTAAAGGTGACAGTTGATATTTGTGTGTCACTCAACTCATATTAGGCGTGAATAATATTGCTTTTAATGTTTGATCAAACCaactttaaaaatcaaaatttctCTGTTAATCCCATTTGAGCTATACAggataggattttttttcggTTAAGTCTGGTGTGCGTCtgtgaatttgtgtgtgtgttggggtggGGTTGGGGGGTGGGTAAAATGCAGCTATAGCGTGCAGGACTGTTGCCTTGTAATTAGCAGCATGCTTTTCCCTGCCAGATGCTAAATCTGCTACTTGGAGTGACGTGTGGTTTGCGGTGCAGTGACGAGAGAAAGAGCGCGTTGGCTCACAGTCACTATTTTCATGTCTGTCCATAGCAAACAAGTATTTGCTttatatttgatatttaatCTACTTAAATGATAAATAGCAAATGAGTCAATCCTCCAAGCTACAAAGCAATGTTGTTTTATTAACGGGCCCTTAAATAAACGTACATGTATTTTGGCACATCCAGTGACATCATCTCATAAATGACATGTTCTAAGAAACAGTTTCCCTAACTTTATattgacaaaaacagcagaaTAGGCCATGTGTCCAAAGAAGGGCTGGCTTGGGGAAACTTTGAATGGCTTGGGCAGGGTGTGGCTCTTTTTGAGAACAGAGTTCAGTTTGTTGCTCTGAGCACAAGTTGAGTGAAAGTGGGAGTCGCAAATGTAGACACAAATGTTgagcacaaaaaagaaaagaaagaaaaaaatccaaaagcaaccaaaaagtaaaacattcTTGGATGATTTAACTTTCAATGCAATGTCACCGTGTTGGCTTTTATTTCTGTAATAGTCAACAtaaattattgttgttgttttttttatggattGTTTGCAGATAGATTCATTTGGCTTCACAGGGAGAGCTGGAAACTTGGAGAAGCTTGAAGCTTGTCTTCTTTGTACTCTCATGAAGCAAAACGTTTGAGGATTAGGTCAATGAAGGCATTCTGATTTTCCATTGACATATAATCCTCTCTGAAGCCCCCAGAGGTTGACAGGAAGAAACTTTCCAAGTAGTCAGTCAAATTTCCTGTTATGTCACAGATTCAACAACTGGAGACTCAAGTAATTGATGCTGAAAAACGAGCTTTCACCGCTCAACAGCAGGTAAATCAGACGCAGCTTAATATTGACCCTATGGAATGCGCTTTTGACGATTGACCTGTGTATAACTTTAGGCGCaatggatggaggagaagCTGAGGGCTCCAGACGGTCAGCTCCAAAACTCTGAGAAGGTTTGGTTTCAGCGCTGCCAGGAGTTACAGGCCTTAGTGCAGGAGAAGGAAGATGTCATCACCAGGCTGGAGCAGCAGCTGGAAGAGCAGGTacattaaaacacacacacaaggttaggttaaaatattgtataataataataataataataacaataacagtaataaaaataatgaaaatttgaaaatatcattaccaaaaaatctaaaactcaaaaaatgtccttttaaaaatattattatatagtaTATCATAAAAAGAATAACTGAGTGTGTCCTTGTAACAGAAACAGTCAAGGCTTCAAGATGCCAAGACCGTGGAGGAAAAAGCAGCAAAGATCAAGGAATGGGTGATGCTAAAGTTGTCAGaggtagcaaaaaaaaattaaacacacAATCAGATTCAATGGATTTACATTTTATGCTAAAGGCATGTTTCCGCCTCAGTTTGAGGTCGAGAACACGGCACTAAAAGAAACCAACAAACAACAGGAAGCTCAGATTGGTGAGCtcaagaagaaaatggaaggTCGGTATGAGATCCAAAAGCTATTTATTCATCTGTTAAAATGTTCTACATCATGTATTGGTCATTTCTTTCAGAATTTGAGCAGAAATGTTCCGGTAGACCAGCAGTTGCGTGCAAGGCAGGTGAAGCCCACCGAGTTAGCAGCCTGACGTTTGGCTGCTTCCAGGTGAGAGGAAAGAGCGCACAGGTTCTGACGGGCCCGATTCCATCACAGAGGAGCCTCAGCACCGAGGAAGAAACTGAAGGCAGGATCAACACTGGTAAGTATACTACAAATAACTGACTATGTGTCGTAAggcctcagtcatccaggtgACGCTAGTCAGCCGTAGACGTTTGTATCCAAAAGGCGAGGGAAATAACCATCCACCGTATCGCTCGGCATTCACTCGTCTTGTGGCAGAAGAGCTCATAGGGATACGCTTAAAAATAATGGACAAAATAGGTGTACGGTTATTTCTGTACACTACTCAAAAG is a genomic window of Syngnathus acus chromosome 15, fSynAcu1.2, whole genome shotgun sequence containing:
- the thada gene encoding thyroid adenoma-associated protein isoform X2, whose translation is MVVKKKTPKVEALVLDDEKLHLLLASLSVDGGHDGIRQVANTLHTCLELKEPVQQIQLVKKAGLLLGALGEETIDGDILEACLQTLVLGYISLQAKNPLRRAISSALCTVPTWLQERTTACLSKCLSDSLSNPTPDQYSHVVNTIAGCMDGFPLGERCINELLPEVLQFLHKGLREYFTQNSGVAGRHIAQAQLMHSCLAAVKTSMLVIQRCQESVSYATTIHQTLKDTLSSLLDCYISIITDEDFVQAVQSTSGMAVVLLIRSVMGCGDDVASVVCSLLRSSVDGLDSAPVWIKQKCERLCTSARQPGVSIYLCHGALAMLSWKGSPAGPHWEKLLLLVPNILLDLDVSVKESSSVLLVVRVLMLWSSAALDCLQGKAQQLCALSLQQSLNGGSDLHRRLLEHIYSHWEHPLDGVRHQTCSLFHNLILIHQNINSSEANPDSYVLELTQRLFQLDWHMRGKYGALSCLVDLYGTGYLLELQPELPSCLLGLMSDQPLAPYASDLLEKLFISHKEQLAAEASVGKTSTTTDWMDRWHRMWVTPLLQVLCSARVDDTTYILDYFLPKLLRCSPSSLSHMVRALQNKLPCCKDSTCSRGALGALMTCLRAARSQGVMQTTAEGLCEELVPFSLLRQALIHKHDQVRMDALGLVCESHRSTEVLTSQEMDLIRHFLLPNLNSQSPNVRQQVVSLFKKMLCRVKDSRQLLLKRQSQEREQEQRAKDQHIICLYKEFLHELCSKLFDVLLPGASFSKCIMSLNLLGLLAELFTFGAGPDGFALGEVVTPTYAQNVLYCVASNFMEVKLLATTLLWKLPLSALGLEEQDVMHGLLQAALDLSTSTKPFDSVTAAHLLSLLLHQPNLRQALLRCAQEQGLDFQPPSSSLPPEPNVQEFNTLSVIQFLLCCLQSEVSKAECCLLQAAASYPLYGRAHCITAVLRNIDTECLCHTEEWRRLVSELIATCYRLSDVVSPIVQSSSPEGLIPMDVGTVTDTSAGLQRILHEIQPRDTNDFFNCARELDTQDEVEDQEETQTTRTVPPDTGGEGYRVTAQMVLVCCWRSMKEVAMLLGQLCQSLPLHYSNDNTRPHPGLITEEQVACIGLYFRQQLLQSRHRGAFELAYVGFVRLTDMLCRSGRKVLQQLPACWLAEVLEEVKSSDPSSKLCATRRSAGIPFYIQALLSSEPKSSSCSLLKMTMRELITLAMPSANRNTDASTVPQVHALNILRALYRDTRLGENIICFVSDGMQAAVLGFTSPIWAVRNSSTLLFSTLITRIFGVKKGRDEHSKKNRMTGREFFTRFPSLYPFLLNQLKEAAVSVESDSGQVKLHPSLFLLLLVLSRLYPSPMDGSSSPLGLAPFTPFIIRCGRSAVYRTREMAARALVPFVLVTQVSSTVHSLLQELPQGPEPHIQHNYIHGTLLQVLFLLQSYQSESHRPLPAGNGIGEAVLQRMWLASRANICVVTRGAFLDVLVCLCGPKITLLCEVNKLRRETLSLLMTSSLVSNSSPPASNLEPGSIQYMLSLTRVGLSASVEIPELWGKHPLTSQLLDHLLKCPQYEVRDLVLERVLMRLKEEEDQKRTPTWLNEATLLNLTSLVLHEKHPQCLAKVLQVLSVLCCSGELHRMDSVQQQRLSQDTFLQHLLVLAQRTSHSVELYCAAMTLLSQMVIQIVKSYAKDAAIMTRLSQWGALVCSSCSDEQHVEIKLMVAKVLVDSTSALLTSSELPLGLVSTMSLWRSLFMLLQDEDQEVRSCASDFVANAPTHLICSDAAGVTTLCPPVALDVGVRLLCHLLQLWKQVPAGVLVLTEWLLGEDEGNEEAGADDASLLDEEDFLFEKGNLNLWAEPAQWVILLHRHLISRLVTYKQMRDSRPTGSEQAQQMDTLASNARRKLLSSKQALDALPVLPQFSCPMEHARLVLQHQRATLALDVLDTLRGEIE